GCAGGACGTCGACCTGCCTGCGGATGTCCTGCACGATCTCCTCGACGCTCAAGGCGATGTTCACGCCTGCCGCCATGCTGAGGAACATCACGGCGGACACGATGTGTGCCAGCGTCGCGGCGTCGCCCTCTGCGACCCGATCGTCTCGGCGCAGCACGGCGGCGACGGCCTCCTCGGTCTGCGCGACGATGGCCAGTGCCGCGCCGCGCCGGGGCTCCTCGGGGTCGCCGAAGACCATCTCTCGCAGGTAGGTGCGTCCGTTGTCGATCTGGATGCGGTTGCACTCGACGATCGGCCGGACGATCGCCATCACCG
Above is a genomic segment from Streptomyces sp. R21 containing:
- a CDS encoding TetR/AcrR family transcriptional regulator gives rise to the protein MSVASQSVGRRERNKQEKLDRIVAAASELFAEHGVDEVTTQQIADKADIGTGTLFLYAKTKGELLLLVQNAKYVEALEQGRADAETVPGVLDAVMAIVRPIVECNRIQIDNGRTYLREMVFGDPEEPRRGAALAIVAQTEEAVAAVLRRDDRVAEGDAATLAHIVSAVMFLSMAAGVNIALSVEEIVQDIRRQVDVLLPR